One Dictyoglomus sp. NZ13-RE01 genomic window carries:
- a CDS encoding ABC transporter permease, producing the protein MKRILWSPISYRKISIGDFIILLFIGSIIYAISSLNLYYTKSPQPLSFDLSPTKLPLYAIYSLIRMIFAYILSFIFTLVYGYLAAYNKRLEKILIPLLDILQSIPVLSFLPPVFMAVLALFPGSKLGLEIVSIILIFTGQVWNMVFSFYQSLISIPRDLREASKILKLNPWQRFWYLELPYSAIGLLWNSMMSVAGGWFFLMACEMFTITNQEIVLPGIGSYLSFSAMKGDLNKIIYGLLTLITVIILIDQLVWRPLTAWSQKFKMEFTKGDEVESTILIWYRRSQIVNIIRERIAHPLREKINMFFVKKYIQEAKQISNPSKLIKIFNNIILALIILLVIRGAIGLGNLIIQLPLETWKQIIFSAFMTFLRVAVAVTIGLAWTLPVGVKIGMNPKLAKIFQPIVQIVASVPATAVFPVILMFLINTAGGLNLASILLMLLGTQWYLLFNIIAGAMSIPKDLIEVSLLLKINKWEKWKTLILPCVFPYLVTGGITAMGGAFNATIVSEYVQFGNKIIKTIGLGALITEASSTGNNALLAGATLTMALMVVAINRLFWKRLFKLSEEKYSHLGG; encoded by the coding sequence ATGAAAAGAATACTCTGGTCTCCTATATCTTACAGAAAAATATCCATTGGAGATTTTATAATACTTCTTTTTATAGGAAGTATTATTTACGCTATTTCCTCTCTAAACCTTTACTACACAAAATCTCCTCAACCTCTATCCTTTGATCTTTCACCAACAAAACTACCACTTTATGCAATATATTCTCTAATAAGAATGATTTTTGCTTACATACTTTCTTTTATATTTACCTTAGTTTATGGCTATTTGGCTGCATACAATAAAAGATTAGAAAAAATTCTTATACCTCTTTTAGATATCTTACAATCTATACCTGTACTATCTTTTTTGCCTCCTGTTTTTATGGCAGTATTGGCTTTGTTTCCAGGTTCAAAATTAGGATTAGAAATAGTTTCAATAATCCTAATATTTACAGGACAAGTTTGGAATATGGTTTTCAGTTTTTATCAATCTTTAATTTCTATTCCCAGAGACTTAAGAGAAGCAAGTAAAATATTAAAACTAAATCCTTGGCAAAGGTTCTGGTATTTGGAGCTTCCATATTCCGCTATTGGATTGCTTTGGAATAGTATGATGTCTGTAGCAGGAGGATGGTTTTTCTTAATGGCATGCGAGATGTTTACCATTACAAACCAAGAAATCGTACTACCAGGTATTGGCTCCTACCTATCCTTTTCTGCTATGAAAGGTGATTTAAACAAAATTATTTATGGATTATTAACCTTAATAACTGTAATCATACTAATTGATCAATTAGTTTGGAGACCTTTAACAGCATGGAGTCAAAAATTTAAGATGGAATTTACAAAAGGGGATGAAGTTGAGTCTACGATACTTATATGGTATAGGAGATCTCAAATAGTTAACATAATTAGAGAGAGAATAGCCCATCCACTAAGAGAAAAGATAAATATGTTTTTTGTTAAAAAATATATTCAAGAAGCAAAACAAATCTCAAATCCCTCTAAATTAATAAAGATCTTCAATAATATAATCTTAGCTCTTATAATATTATTAGTTATAAGAGGAGCTATTGGTTTAGGAAATTTGATTATTCAACTTCCCCTTGAAACTTGGAAACAAATTATTTTCTCAGCCTTTATGACCTTTCTAAGGGTGGCAGTAGCAGTTACTATAGGTCTTGCATGGACCCTTCCAGTTGGAGTAAAAATCGGAATGAATCCAAAACTGGCTAAAATTTTCCAGCCCATAGTACAAATTGTTGCATCAGTCCCTGCAACAGCAGTCTTCCCAGTTATACTAATGTTTTTAATTAATACCGCAGGGGGATTAAATTTAGCAAGTATACTTCTTATGCTTTTAGGTACTCAGTGGTACTTATTGTTTAACATAATAGCAGGTGCAATGTCTATACCCAAGGACCTTATTGAAGTATCTTTGCTATTAAAGATTAATAAATGGGAAAAATGGAAAACTCTAATTCTTCCTTGCGTATTTCCTTATCTTGTTACTGGAGGAATCACAGCAATGGGAGGAGCTTTTAACGCAACTATAGTCTCAGAATACGTACAATTTGGTAATAAAATTATAAAAACTATTGGACTTGGAGCATTAATTACTGAAGCTTCCTCTACGGGAAACAATGCTCTTCTTGCTGGAGCCACATTAACTATGGCTCTCATGGTAGTTGCTATAAATAGGCTATTTTGGAAAAGACTCTTCAAATTATCTGAAGAGAAATATAGCCATTTGGGAGGTTAA